GTAACACTTGGGCCCCCTATACAAACATATGTAGAGTTCATAACATCTACCAAATGTTGTATCtgtgatatattatgtgaaaatgctattttattaatcccCAAAACATCCTCTGTAATCAACTTATCTTTTATATAGGATGTTATTTGACTctcttcaaaatttataattacttgcTTTTCTACTGTTGCTTTAATTATAtctgttttttcattttttatacagaaaTAACTCAGAGCTACCTCATCATAATGAAAGTACCAGCCATtaggtaattttatactatttggaATTTGTTTCAAATCGGATATTAAATGATCAGAGGTTTCAAAACACTGAATctgtttcataaaaaaatttaaaatattggatacctgtatcatttttatataattattttttaacctgctgtgaattattgttatgtagtATAAGCTCTGTTTCAGTACTCTCAATGGGCCACAACAATTGTCGCTTGCATTTAAGACTACCATTATCAAGATTGTCTTCTGTCGATCTTTTGTTTGAAacctaaatgttttatttccaCATGTAACTTTATTTGTaactttcatttaataataaattacctgtttacataataaacttGATGTACTATTTATTGTTTCGTAATTAAAAACCGAGGGAAAAGAACCTTTTTTTAGACCAGGCTTGAGTCTTAGTGTAAAAGGagtcaactataatattgtaaataatatgtttatgtacaattgtattaaatatttatgaataaaatcaaCATACTTCATCATTAGTGTTATAACCAGACCATCctgaataattgtttaaaaagtcATCTGGCTTAAAGTGTTTTTCGCatacaaaattaactttaGTAGCAAAACCATTTACCTTTGAAATGATATCAGTCCAAATATTTACCGAGGTCTTAGGAACTTTAAAAAAGGTACATTTACTAATATCATCTGCGCTTGTGCACAATTTAATTGCACATTTTCTTaccatttttatgaaataaataaacacagtTGTACAGAAAAGTAACAATAACGTTTATTCTGGAAGTTTGGAGTAATGCTCAATGCAAaaagtaactatttttaaacaaaatattaaatatgtccGCTAGAGTGCGTTACTATCGCATAGTTTTGTATCCATAACATTTCCTGACCGGTATTTGGGTATACGTGACCAGTCCATATCATCATAGTTCATGGTGTTTTCACTCGATAACCACTCGAGACTAGAGTGCCCATCGGCCATCACTACAGTCTAGTATTCTGTAGTCGCCATTCAGTATTTCAGTATTAGTAGTATTACACCAAGTACACCGTTTACATCACGAGTTACAACAATACAACTGTTGTCTGTCGACTTAGTAGTCACTAATATTAGTAACTTAGTATCTACTATCTACTAATTATACAGTCATTACACTACCTTAAAAGTCCTACTGGCCGCCTCCAGTTCCACgagcaatttaataattataaccttATAGGCACAGCGAAGAcaaggtaatttttattattatgatttttagaaCATTCTAGAAACGCATTGGTTCGTTTTTtagtaatgttttaaaaaattgaattatatatttttttatttttattttttttttatgttttcactaataaatattgtgcaaACATGGAATGTCTGGTGttgaataaataagttttaaatacctaaatctattattgaattataccaGAATTACGAGTGGAATCGATTTGGACACCATCACATTCACACattattaaactgtattaaTTGGTAAGAAAATATATCTGATTCATAAACTATTTCATAGAACATTTCTATGCTTAcactatatactatagtacAAGGTCCATGATCTAAtctattgaattcaataattaattattttatcattgtgttgttattatatttatttttatttttataagtataattaattaattagtgttAACAGATCTCAATTAATttcaggtacctatattataaattgaatgctaattaataattacaatcattatttatgtttataataattaagttattgttttattacttatgtaggtatttattggaataattttatatggatcattaagttaagttagttcataaattttatgaacttCAATTTAACATTCACACAATAAATATCCataaattatcaactattTTTCACTCAGTTTAAAAAGTACTATGTCTGTGGAAGAGGAGATAGACCCTGTACTAAATCCTATTCTAAAATACTCTAAATGTGAACCTgaaagttataaaaacaatcttCACAAAGACAGAGTGTTTGAAGTACTTCAATCTTCCCGCAATGAGTATGActgaatgtttttaaatgtttgccAAATAATTTCTAGTACttacctaatacatttttaattttagaaatgacagtttttgtgatattaaatttcaaacagacgatggtactataatatatggacACAGAAATATATTGGCATCAGCTACCCCTTATTTCAGAGCTATGTTTTCTAGTTTTGGTGAAAGCAATAAAGAtcttgttaatataaaaaagttagaCTCCACCATTTTCCTTCTATTGATTGACTATATTTATACAGGAGAAATCATGATCACTCCAGAAAATGtacaggtataaatatataatatttgattttttatgtatcaacatccataaaattgaattatattaattgtttattgctCAAGGTTGTGTTAGCAGCTGCAGATCTCTTACAGTTAGCCTATGTTAAACAAGCATGTGTtgagtttttacaaaaacatctGGATCCATCAAATTGTCTTGGTATTAAAGTATTTGCTGACTTACACAACTGTATAGAACTGTTGtcaaaatgtgaaaaatttattgaaaatcagtttttgtatgataactttaatttactGATTCTATtagtaagttatttaataaagtttaattattatttttcagagaGATAGTTAAATATGATGAGTTTTTATCTTTATCATCCGAAGAAGTGATTAAGTTAATCTCCTCCAGTAACATTGCTGTTCCATTTGAAGAAAAAGTAAGAAAACTAattgataatgattaatgttgtattttaatattgtggaTAAATATCGATATACCTACTAGTCCcacattaagtaaaatataattttatatagtggTGGTTAagatagcatattatatactttttgacTATTTCTTACAAATATTCTGAATACAGTATCtattcagaattattttttatttttctattttacttaaaacataatttcaatattttttttgtcattgaaGTTTTtgcacttttataatattcatttttaaatactgaattaaagaaaatatatttttgtcattgaaatctaaatctactaagaaaaagtattttgaaaaatatttggaatattttttgaaagtattccaaatacttgaaaatactattattataaagtattcaaatatatattctgaatacatttttttaagtatttggaatatgtattcaaaatacttttaaaaagtattttatccaAGTCtggtgtatactatatagtacctatatttaaatcatgtaagtattttaaaattaaaattaatgaaactgttctaatgtttttacattataaaatatataattagttttttaaatatattttaagaagatGTCGTCACGCAAACTACTTATGATGTCTTTGTAATTCTTAAAAGTCATAAGTAAGGTTGTGAATTTCATGCACTACAAAACCTTAAAATATGCACTTTAACTGCAgtataaaatttcaagtacttacagtgatttgtttttaagttactatattataaaaaaatttattttgtgtaaaatgattttctgtcacatttttatgtttttcttaaCGCTTTTGAAAGCTGCTTGAAACTTCTAACTATTGATCTCCATAATGCATCAAGAATATTCAATTTGCTACTgaaaaccaatttaaaattaaagcattatttcgacaagtaaTCATGTACCTTTACAGaccacaaattaaaatatagtatattttaatttgtgttacAGACACACTTGCACACAGTAATCGGACAATTTAGGTAGAATATTTCTCcccattttttaagaattatttttttttttatataaatataataaatttaattataaatgtaattttatataattatataaaatataattaataaataatggctataaataaattgttttttttttttcataaatatttataaatataataaaagttgtacAAACATTTATACTCAAATCTATTGGCATGTCAAAATAGCTAAAACTTCAATGTTAAAatcatatgtttttaaaaaaaaaaaacattaaattttcgaTTCATTTGTTATAtctaaacacatattttttaatattcgttcatatttatttatttatttaaaatcttaccagttttgatttttgataatttattaattgttgtgGAATTTGATTTTTGCTGTGCTTCaataaaaatccaaatatATAGATGCTGAGTTCttatcaaacttttaaatttattattgaaactttcACTGTGTGaattttatcttaatagtttaaatcaaataggtagtttaaaatagtttttgataaCTCAGCAATTCATTTAGTtttagatacaattttatatttcaatgtcACTATAGCTAATAATACAGTATGctagtactattatattttatttaaacaatcttttaaatattactattattttattgtttcaagtAGTTGAATTGATCAAAAATATGCATCTATAATGTGGGCACAGTGGGGCCCAGTATTCatatgtatatgaaataaaaataaaataaaaataaataaataattcatttatatgaaaaaaaaaactaatttctaattaaataataaattatattatattagtaaattgtaaacttaaaaaaaaaatggtgggGAAATTGTCGTCTGCCATTCCACattcaaaaaacaatacataattgtaaaattaatatattcatcactttatttaaaattaataaatatgttaatatattacaaggtTTATTGATgctgattttcaataattacttttcctgtatattaaataaatttatttatttagatatatgaATGTGTTCTTAAATGGGTAAAACATCAATTGAATAAGAGAAAACATTTGTTACCCAATCTAATGGAACATGTGCGTTTGCCATTAATTTCAAAAgagtatttattagaaaatgtaGTTAATGAACATCTTCTAAAAAATGATcctaaatgtatgttttttttttcataaagatacatttatcattacttaatgaaaatagtttattattattatatttctaggTAAAGATTATGTATTTGAAgcattacattttaacttaattaagtTGGTAAATCCTTCCTCTATTCCAGAAACGATTTGGTGTAAACCTAGACAGTCACTAAAAGTTTGTAtctatttttcttgatttatctttacaatttgtttaatCATGTAATTCTATTAGATTGTTTTAGTGTTAAGTTGGTCCAGTTTAAAAGAGAAGTTTATTACAAGCTGGTACGACCCATTAACCAACCAATTGCAGATTGCATCAGAAATAACTAACTTCGGTTACTCATCTACTTTGTGCATGTGCGTTGTAAAAGATCAATTTGTGTTTATTGTGGAAGGTCTATCTCGGTGTGTTTATATGTTAGATACATCCTTACAACCATACTGTTGGGTTCACAAAACATATTTGTTAAGTAGTGtaccatttttaaaagttgttgTATTAAATGATAGTATATATGCAATATGTTATACCCATAATCGTAGTGAAAATACTGTAGAAGTTTTTAGCTGCAATACTCTAAAATGGCAAAGGGTAACAAGTATGCctaataacaaacataaatttgGTGTTGGAGTGCTCAATAACTACATATAtgcagtaaataattttaatatattaattatgccatccattttatgtttttatctaattaatttttgtaggtAGGAGGTGTTAATAGTAATGGTATGACTAATAAATCTGTTGATTGTTATGATCCCATTAAAGACTGTTGGTTCTCAATTGCACAAATGTCAATTAGCCGGCATAGTGTTGGTGTAGGAGTTTTGAACGGTTTAATGTATGCTGTTGGTGGATTTGCTGATAATGGATCTGTTCTTAAAAGTGTTGAAGTTTATAGTCCCAGTGATGGAGTTTGGACATCGATTGCTGATATGCATTTGTGCCGACAAAACCATGGTAACTATTGTAATTCATTTTTCAGGAAAATCTCCAAAAGTGtatttgaattgaattatattttttaatacaggaGTAGTAGCATTGAATGgtttattgtatgttattgGAGGTTGTCAATCTAATTCTGACAATTCTGTTGAAATCTATAATCCTGAAACCAATTCCTGGTCAATGAAAACAgcattaactaataaaattcatcCGTTTTATGGAACAGTGGTCGTTAATAAACcaccatatttataattaattaataataagcatacacatgttatttttaactatatttgtattttttatgataatatataaaatacctagtgTTTTAAGTTTccatatatttaagattttaagatTTCGattgttaactattattaaaatatacttacaacttatagaatttattaatttaataataccatatgtctaaatattttgttaaacattatagtttatttaaaatatggttaCCTGGCAGCCAATAGTCCAATGTTGCTGTGTACAGTTAACTAATAACATttacaacttaaattaaacattaaagttacaatatattattaacattatatatcttGACATCATTTGAAACAAACTATTTCAATGCCATTTATAACATGGACAATATgcacataatagtatataccatGACAAATAagatcttattttttatgtatataaattgcttatatgataagaaaaaattacttgtgggtaacctataaataattaattatacataaactttatacaaatatatcaccattaacaatatatgtttatttttcacacaTAAATGCATTCTTCCAAATCTTATGAATGGGATATGGAACATTaccataatgtttttaaaaaaaaaccaattcaTTTACCAAAGTgtgtctaaaaataaaaataaaacatttcaaactcAATAATCATTCTAAAATAAAGGTTAAATATATGCAGCACAGGTAAATTaaccaatttataaatttgtaaaatatattaaagataatggtatcttctataaaatatttagctgtttagcattttataaaataatattgaatgggTTTAGTGATTCTGATGAAACTGTCAAGTttaccattttaataaataatctatgatttatttgattagtttttaaataaacttccAAACAGAggtttttttgtgttatgtGTTTgtgatatataagtatataactatataagttagATATTTGTTGGATGTGAATAGGTGTAATTAAGGTTTTCCAACTTAATATGCTATGTTCAAGGCTGgacattaacaaattaaaagttaaaacttaagttaattaactcgttacttttttttaaaattaacttttaacttaataagttactttttttaaaagatcaaCGTGTTAActtcaagttaattttattcaaaaatatttaaattaagttaattttagaccaaataataatacaaacttttgaaatttgaatagtatttttagaaaagtaggtttttgataattataattaattctttgatgtatcgttttaaatttcctCAGTAATTTTCTTGAgcgtaaagaaaaattatctaataaacattattatgtctggaattttgtattttgtaaattaaaaaattttaactttaaatatatatactaatatattaactaagttaagttacttttttttttaagttaacgtTTAACTTGACGAGTTgacgaaaacaaatattatgagtaacttttaacttaactttattattttaaaataactttacttaacgagttaaaaaaaatcgttaacttTCTCAGCCTTACtgtatataacttaataaactaaaatggaATTTACCTGTTTTTCTCATGAAAAACGTTCTTAATgtgaataaagtataaatggaAGAAGACAAACGCCAACATCGAATCGTATTTAGGTACGATCAGAAATCCTAAACCTACCAAAACTcaaaaagtatgtatatttaaatgttgacaATAAGATGctacaatatagtaataattaaaaataatagaaaaatatattaatagtcagttatataattatctatatttgaatgatatttttgtacctGCACCAGGGgcgaattttgaatattttgataaggGGGGGGGGcacatataaattgtataataattttttaatcataattaataatatataggtcatAACTCATAGGTACTCTTATTCTTAAACAAAATTGGTAtttggtaatatatttaatataatgttgattCTATAATATCACacaccaataaataataatttatacatttagataagttaggtaggtattatacaatatacatataatatgtagtcattaataagtacaaatatttttatagattctcATACTTTATTGCCTCATTGGtcaattaaagtatttttcatttatatgatACTCGTAAGTCGaagtaacataaaaaaaaattgacagaGGGGACACGTGCCCCTGTGCCCCTCCCTTGAATCCACCACTGATCTGCAAGGATTTATAtaactactaataatatataatattaatccgtGTTTTGTTGTACCCAgtgatatttcataaaataaataactatagtttGTCTGGTTACAATTGAAATGGTACAACAAATAGCTGAGAAATCagatataatgtaaatttaaacagttctaagtaactagtaagtatacaagtaaatttgatttatacaattaatactataatgtttgtatactaataatcatttatagcAAATGGAAATCGTCGGGAACGAATaacaattctaaaaatttcaattgatcaaaaaaaaaaaaaagcagtaCCTTTACGGTTGTGAgctttattgaataaaatgttaaatgataCAAATTTCTACAAATcactatatttcttttatgtaCTCCGAGCAACCGctcggttaaaaaaaaaaataattgttcaaatcCGCACACTCTTATGATCAATACTGAATAAGTTCTACCATTTTCACACAATTcgtcaatataaattttaggtACACACTACATACattcatacatacatatatctacaattttcaaatttaatttatttattgacgaCTTTCATTTTCTTCTATTGGTAAgttgtaattgtaataaaagccgactaattatttttaaatgtcttatcagttatcaattatttttttcatcttctTATATAGTTTCTGGCCTCTCAGACCAATAACCAGGAATGCGAATTATTTtcacacattaatattttcgaataattattcatcgatactcgtatttataataattattcctaTAATAGATATCGTTTAgtcatatataggtactataataattattccaatGTCGAGTCGTATTACACGTACAAAACCAAGAATGTTTAAACTATACTCGTGTCTCTAAATtcaccaaataataatataattagcagAAATTGGGTTATGTATAACAGTCAACGAGTAGGGTATACCTATATCTTCATTGGATTACTCCTATGTTACgtacgtattaaatattaaaattatccagttgaatattgaataaccaaatttattttaaaattatttattatcatacacaataaaatattttaaatatttagactaattctaaaatattaataggtacttatatacatagagAGCCTATATAATAAGAGAGTGGCCAACTGGGTGATAGCAGCCATTTTTCGTCCAAACATTACTAGAATATTCACAGAATTCTGTGGTATAATATCTACGATTTGAATACTGAGTTCTGACTCTATGGATTTGAACCATACCttagtatatctatataatcgTGATTTGAACCAcagatttgaatattttggaCGAAAAATGGTGCCCATGATCAGTAATAACAGCCAACCAATAGAAAACGTTCAGCTAGTCGGCCACTCTCTTATTATATAGGCTCTCTAGGTATACACATATCATAgtacacataatacaatataaaacactattaatactaaattaggtatattgcaATATTGCATCCATGTATCTAGGTATATAGAGTTTTGCAAAATAACTAAACCAATTAGTGGCATTTTTCAATCTgacaacatttatatttaataaaacaaggaTTTTCAATTCAAACAATCTTttcttaacaaataaaatattattagaattagatttagattgaattaaaaacaaataattacctTATTTGCGTGAAAATATTAGTAGGTAACCCGTGTTATTCAAACattcagttaatatttataatatgtacctatagtttttctgatattatattgattgattgaatttacatattaataagtttgtgcttattacatttcataaaatactgaaaaatgaATGAAGTCACGATTTTGTAAGACCACCTACTCTTTTCTTTGTCGatttagaaaatgtatgtattgtaaaaaaataaacatcttTAAAGCAGTATATTAGTGCAAAGATTGTACCAAAATATGTCACTTAAAGAAGAATTAGAACACATTaaaatcaactataataaagttttataatgtaactttaatataaatctattacaagtatattgtacatagttATTCATACTCCTCGATTGCCATAAATGGTCAGCCTTAAAACTGAGTCGGTGGGAAAAACGCTGTAAacgattttgttattattttatacgataactacttttaaataatttttagaaaaaactatAGAGTTTATGCATAAGCAAATAAAAATGGAGTTGGTGTTGAGTGACTTAAATGACTGCAAAACTGAATGTAtgcctatattaattatatacagacttgggtaaaatacattttaaaagtattttgaatacatattccaaacactttataataatatttttcgaatactttttttagtagatttagatttcaatgacaaaaacatattttttttcaattcattgttatttataaatgaatattaaaataatctcgttttattcatatagttatacctatacaagtGCAAAAGCTTCAATGacgaaaaaagtaataaaatcattttttaagtgtGATTGGacgttaaaaaagtatttcgaATACTGTATTCGGAATACTCGTAAGAAGTATTCAAAATAccgtattaaatacttaaaagaaAGTATTCAGATAAAGTATTTCAAAGTATTCTGGGGCCCAATTCTTGAATCGCTGTGATAATTTATCACGCGTGATATTCATGAATTATCACACAAATATCGAAATTATCGTATTTTGGTATTCTGGAatctatttttgataatttactaCGATAACAAAAGTGATAAATTATCCCTAAGCATTTTGCCGGTGAATTTGATTATCACAGTTATTTCATCATgtcataatgtaaataaattgatacatACAGGACTAAAAaatcttacattttatttagaatctaattgtttacagtttatttattatcttttttattcattgcattattctaaataatattataacaatctaaattaaaatatttaaacattaaaatatcttttggTAATAATGGATGAGTTTTATtaagtatgttattatgtCGGTAATTTTCTcgaaattattacattgtacCAACTACCAAGTTACGTTAGTCGTTAACGCATTATTCCGGGTATAGTATAggtagataattttaatttaattatttttcgatttattttatagatttttggaattattcTATGATGCATACCAACCATCGTAAAattaacagtttatttttatttgtattcagCGCCTTTTGAAGGGTGGTCATCCtgatcaaattttgaattcgGGACCTCGCTCATAcaaaagaaaatagaaaataattatctattacttattagttattagtttaaaaagttgttgaaatgtattttatatatttaccggtgtgttattaaaataacaatgaacCATATTCTGTAACTTGGATGTATTCCTGAGAAATTCTATTTatgtcttataaaaatatttttataacagaaataagtttaattgtttttgagaactaaataaaccattttacCTAACCATTGATTTGACTTttccaatataaatttttcaacaacTTTTCCAAGTTATGTGCTGTATacagacacacaaaaaaaaaactagactAAATATTAAGCAAAAACAAAATGCCGATTAATCaatgagtattatattatattaaaaatgaaaatgttgacttatacaatataattatgaagtatCACGAATaaaaaggtaattattttttttttcatctgtcCAAcggaaacataatatacctaacaaaCTGCCGCGAACCAGATCAAAAAGCTCgcgaacaataaaaatgtcaatagtATGCGGTAAAATAACGCTCTGAATATTGATTCGTGAGAGGTCGTCGCTggctagtataatattattttccaataattatatattaccataGTTTCAATGATAACAAAGGTCGATAACTCAGTCTGTTGTTTCGTTGCGTATACAACTAACATAATTTCGTGTTCAATTTTGCTCAGTGTATTCGATTCTACTCGAGAAATGGGAAACGCTGTCATGCGACAAACCTTTTTTGGCGGGTCGTGGTGGACGAGGAATCGCTGCCCAGACGCCGGAGACATCGCGGTCCAAGACGAGACCATCGCGCAGCCGCTAGAAGAACGGCCCGAGCGTCGTGCCATCGGGAACGTGATTTCCAGCGGCGGCGACGATGGTCTGGGAACGTCGGTCGTGGACAGAGGACTCGACGAGGCGGTCGGCCGTCAGCTGGTCGGCAGTTACCTTACCGACTGGTATAACTCGCCTCAAAACGTCTGGCGCCATTACACCGAGGACGCGGTTTGCAATCTGGACTTTGAAGGTAAGAGGTACGTTGCCACGGGGCAAACGGAAATTCGTAAACTGTTCGATGACGTGGCGGCACCGGAGACCGGCACTGACGAggacgacgacggcggcgacTGTCGATCGCTCGTCGTCCAATCGATAGTGACGGTCCGGTGTCCGTCCGGTCAGCTGCTGATCGTGGCAACGACCGAGTGGTTTACTCAGACTTTCGTCGTTGAATATACCGCGCCCGACCCGGCGGTGGCCGGAACCGCCTGCGTGGCCGTAATCACTTCCGCGATGACGGTAAAACGAGTCGGTGTCCAGGCGCCTGCAGGGACGCCGTCAATCCGCAAGCGTCGCCGACGCCGCTGCCGCCGAGGCAGAGAGGCTGAGTCGCAGAACGCCGCAGACGCCGAAGTCGCCTCCACCGCCACCGAGGGGGGTGGAGACGACCGGCGGCGTGATCTGAAATCGGTAATCATCAACTTGATTTACATGATTTCAGTAG
The DNA window shown above is from Aphis gossypii isolate Hap1 chromosome 2, ASM2018417v2, whole genome shotgun sequence and carries:
- the LOC114130319 gene encoding ring canal kelch homolog; the protein is MSVEEEIDPVLNPILKYSKCEPESYKNNLHKDRVFEVLQSSRNENDSFCDIKFQTDDGTIIYGHRNILASATPYFRAMFSSFGESNKDLVNIKKLDSTIFLLLIDYIYTGEIMITPENVQVVLAAADLLQLAYVKQACVEFLQKHLDPSNCLGIKVFADLHNCIELLSKCEKFIENQFLEIVKYDEFLSLSSEEVIKLISSSNIAVPFEEKIYECVLKWVKHQLNKRKHLLPNLMEHVRLPLISKEYLLENVVNEHLLKNDPKCKDYVFEALHFNLIKLVNPSSIPETIWCKPRQSLKIVLVLSWSSLKEKFITSWYDPLTNQLQIASEITNFGYSSTLCMCVVKDQFVFIVEGLSRCVYMLDTSLQPYCWVHKTYLLSSVPFLKVVVLNDSIYAICYTHNRSENTVEVFSCNTLKWQRVTSMPNNKHKFGVGVLNNYIYAVGGVNSNGMTNKSVDCYDPIKDCWFSIAQMSISRHSVGVGVLNGLMYAVGGFADNGSVLKSVEVYSPSDGVWTSIADMHLCRQNHGVVALNGLLYVIGGCQSNSDNSVEIYNPETNSWSMKTALTNKIHPFYGTVVVNKPPYL